Proteins from one Mucilaginibacter jinjuensis genomic window:
- a CDS encoding glycosyltransferase family 2 protein produces the protein MKISVVMATYNGEKYLEQQIQSILNQSLPPSEFIVCDDCSTDGTVAILEKYAQQHKLRYVVNDHQLGLVANFKKAVALADDANYIALSDQDDEWLVDKLEKSAALMQQIDDPQIPCMVYTDLILVNQHDEVLNPSFRNERGQHHYQHNLETLFFSNFVNGCASLINPELKRRFAEIPDDVLLNHDVWMALTALTFGKAEYLPLPLVKYRKHENNVSISGNVKPKNKYRSAFKELLVSVKGKKDYLSAEFITTRRFYNRFSNDMTANKKQAFKNFLALQQKPYIIKKLAYRNTLKKYKF, from the coding sequence ATGAAAATCTCTGTAGTTATGGCAACCTATAATGGCGAAAAATATTTGGAACAGCAGATCCAATCTATCCTGAACCAAAGCCTACCCCCTTCCGAATTTATTGTGTGCGATGATTGCTCTACAGACGGAACCGTTGCCATACTCGAAAAATACGCACAACAGCATAAACTCCGTTATGTAGTAAATGATCATCAGCTTGGCTTGGTGGCCAATTTCAAAAAAGCAGTTGCGTTAGCAGATGATGCAAATTATATTGCCCTGTCAGACCAGGACGATGAATGGTTGGTAGATAAGTTGGAAAAATCGGCAGCACTAATGCAGCAAATTGATGATCCTCAAATTCCCTGCATGGTTTACACAGATTTGATACTGGTTAACCAACATGATGAGGTATTGAACCCTTCTTTTCGTAATGAACGCGGGCAACATCACTACCAGCACAATCTGGAGACCTTGTTTTTCAGCAACTTTGTTAACGGCTGTGCATCACTTATTAACCCGGAACTAAAACGCCGCTTTGCCGAAATTCCGGATGATGTTCTGCTAAATCACGATGTGTGGATGGCCTTAACTGCGCTTACTTTCGGTAAAGCCGAATACCTCCCATTACCCCTCGTTAAATACCGTAAGCACGAAAATAACGTAAGCATAAGCGGTAATGTAAAACCCAAAAACAAATACCGAAGCGCTTTTAAAGAGCTATTGGTTTCGGTAAAAGGCAAAAAGGATTATCTCTCAGCCGAGTTTATAACCACCCGTCGGTTTTATAATCGTTTTAGTAATGATATGACAGCTAATAAAAAGCAGGCCTTTAAAAACTTCTTAGCCTTACAACAAAAGCCTTATATCATTAAAAAACTGGCCTACAGAAACACGTTGAAGAAATATAAATTCTAA
- a CDS encoding zeta toxin family protein produces MNPQLLIIGGPNGAGKSTFSKDLSPEGALIYDADIVKARISAKFPDLPDESIYYAIEQDYLDNIDAILKLRQHFTVETNFRDAGLLSTVTRFKEASYDTTLVYMCLRSVEQSMDRVNRRVRNGGHFVDNNSISYNFNKGLKNLEYFANRFDNIEVIDVSNDVLHIKSLLSVQDKQLIYYDENSPDWTKNYLQNIARQYTKPDLDRDQDEDRYRGPRR; encoded by the coding sequence ATGAACCCGCAACTATTGATCATAGGCGGGCCTAATGGTGCTGGTAAGTCTACTTTTTCAAAAGACCTATCACCCGAAGGTGCGCTTATTTATGATGCTGATATCGTCAAGGCACGAATATCAGCCAAATTCCCTGACTTGCCGGATGAAAGTATTTATTACGCGATTGAGCAGGATTACCTGGATAATATAGATGCAATTTTAAAGTTGCGACAACATTTTACTGTGGAGACCAATTTCAGGGATGCTGGATTGCTGAGTACCGTAACCCGTTTCAAAGAAGCCAGTTATGATACCACTTTGGTTTATATGTGTTTACGAAGCGTTGAACAATCTATGGATCGTGTTAACCGAAGGGTTAGAAATGGCGGCCATTTTGTTGACAACAATAGCATTAGTTATAACTTCAACAAAGGATTGAAGAACTTGGAATACTTTGCAAATAGGTTTGATAATATTGAGGTCATAGATGTCTCAAATGATGTACTACATATTAAGTCATTACTAAGTGTTCAAGATAAGCAGTTGATTTATTATGACGAAAACTCACCTGACTGGACGAAGAATTATCTTCAGAATATCGCCCGACAGTATACTAAACCCGATCTGGACCGCGATCAGGATGAAGATAGATATAGAGGCCCAAGGCGTTAA
- a CDS encoding helix-turn-helix domain-containing protein — MELLNYEALSQCIRDAVRAELQEHFRAGKYPPHDERLLSKQELAEELGVSLVTLTDWMKKGLPFLRLHKRVYFKKSRVLEIMQQKFKDQGGKDECRINHKGRFKAV, encoded by the coding sequence ATGGAGTTACTCAACTACGAAGCCCTAAGCCAATGTATCAGGGATGCAGTCAGGGCAGAATTACAAGAACATTTTAGAGCAGGCAAATACCCGCCGCACGATGAGCGGCTGTTATCCAAACAGGAGCTGGCCGAGGAGTTGGGCGTGTCCTTAGTCACGCTTACAGACTGGATGAAAAAGGGGCTGCCCTTTTTGCGCTTACACAAACGGGTATATTTTAAAAAGAGCCGGGTGCTCGAAATCATGCAACAAAAATTTAAAGATCAAGGAGGAAAAGATGAATGTAGAATTAATCACAAAGGAAGATTTAAAGCAGTTTAA
- a CDS encoding site-specific integrase, translated as MKAANNTFGIIFYLRKYKATTDGKTPIYARITVNGSRIDISVKRSIDPCNWNANKGMAKGSREEIVKLNNYLEQYRSGIVESYQQLLLQKRLITAELVKNKFTGEDQAAFTLCKLMEYHNTEQGQILEPGTMKNYYTTQKYIQEFIRERFNTSDKYLSELSYKFITDFEYYLRNRKPEKGQKALENNGLMKHLERLCKMINLAVRLEWLDRNPFQAYQLKFDKAEREYLTKDELVRIEVKKFSIVRLQVVQDLFIFSCYTGLAYIDVFNLTPDNLVEMSAGNLWIMTNRQKTNEPVKVPLLPKALAIIEKYKVHPQALAEGKVLPTLSNQKLNSYLKEIADLCDILKPLTFHIARHTFATTVTLTNGVPIETVSKLLGHTKLSTTQIYAKVIDSKLNDDMNLLKQRLSV; from the coding sequence ATGAAAGCAGCGAACAACACCTTTGGCATTATCTTTTACCTTAGAAAGTATAAAGCCACAACTGATGGAAAAACCCCGATCTATGCAAGGATTACTGTAAATGGTAGCCGGATCGACATTTCCGTTAAACGCTCTATTGACCCTTGTAACTGGAATGCCAATAAAGGCATGGCAAAAGGAAGCCGTGAAGAAATTGTAAAACTAAATAACTACTTAGAGCAATACCGTTCGGGCATTGTGGAGTCATATCAGCAACTCCTGTTGCAAAAACGATTAATCACAGCCGAGCTGGTTAAAAATAAATTTACCGGGGAAGACCAGGCAGCGTTCACTTTATGTAAGCTTATGGAATATCATAATACCGAACAGGGGCAGATTTTAGAACCAGGTACTATGAAAAACTACTATACAACGCAGAAGTATATTCAGGAGTTTATTAGGGAGCGCTTTAATACGAGTGATAAATATCTGTCAGAGTTAAGCTATAAGTTCATTACTGATTTCGAATACTACCTGAGAAACAGGAAACCGGAAAAGGGCCAAAAGGCCTTGGAAAATAATGGTTTAATGAAACACCTGGAAAGGCTGTGCAAGATGATCAACCTTGCTGTCAGGTTGGAATGGCTTGACCGCAATCCATTTCAGGCTTACCAGTTAAAGTTTGACAAAGCGGAACGGGAATATCTTACAAAAGACGAATTAGTAAGGATCGAAGTCAAGAAATTCAGCATTGTACGGTTACAGGTCGTTCAAGACCTTTTCATTTTCAGTTGCTACACAGGGTTAGCGTATATAGATGTGTTTAATTTAACACCTGACAATCTTGTAGAAATGTCTGCCGGTAATCTTTGGATTATGACCAACAGGCAAAAAACTAATGAGCCTGTAAAAGTACCGTTGCTACCAAAAGCACTCGCCATCATTGAAAAATATAAGGTTCATCCACAGGCATTAGCAGAAGGCAAGGTATTGCCTACATTGAGCAATCAAAAGCTGAATAGCTATTTAAAGGAAATTGCCGATTTGTGTGATATTCTCAAACCGCTCACGTTTCATATTGCCCGGCATACGTTTGCTACGACTGTAACATTGACCAACGGTGTTCCTATTGAAACCGTAAGCAAATTACTTGGACACACCAAGCTGAGTACTACACAGATTTATGCCAAAGTCATTGATAGTAAGCTTAATGATGATATGAATCTCTTAAAACAAAGACTTTCTGTCTAA
- a CDS encoding helix-turn-helix domain-containing protein: protein METSSKASNTHIGRKISRIRELRGIKQEIMASELGVSQQTVSRIEQSETIEDDVLEKVAGILGVSADAIKNYSDEATINFIANTYNDHAASYGHYYNFSPIEKIVTLYDEKVALLERLLQAEKEKNELLKGK, encoded by the coding sequence ATGGAAACATCATCTAAAGCATCCAATACACATATCGGCAGAAAGATCAGCCGTATACGTGAACTTCGCGGAATCAAACAGGAGATTATGGCCTCTGAATTAGGCGTAAGTCAACAAACAGTATCACGCATTGAGCAAAGCGAGACTATTGAGGATGATGTGTTAGAAAAAGTGGCTGGGATATTAGGTGTATCTGCGGATGCTATAAAAAACTATAGTGATGAAGCCACCATAAATTTCATAGCGAATACTTATAACGACCATGCCGCATCTTATGGCCATTATTACAACTTTAGTCCGATTGAAAAGATTGTGACCTTATATGATGAAAAGGTTGCATTGTTAGAAAGGCTACTACAAGCTGAAAAGGAAAAAAACGAGTTGTTAAAAGGCAAATAA
- a CDS encoding helix-turn-helix domain-containing protein, giving the protein MNVELITKEDLKQFKNEMLTEMKHLLKPGQGQSKQWLKSYEVRKLLNISPGTLQNLRVNGTLHYTKIGGLLYYKTEDIEKLLEGNIR; this is encoded by the coding sequence ATGAATGTAGAATTAATCACAAAGGAAGATTTAAAGCAGTTTAAAAATGAGATGTTAACCGAGATGAAGCATCTCTTAAAACCCGGCCAGGGACAAAGCAAGCAGTGGCTTAAAAGCTATGAGGTAAGGAAGCTATTAAACATATCGCCCGGTACCTTGCAGAATTTAAGAGTTAACGGAACGCTTCACTATACTAAAATCGGTGGTCTGCTTTATTATAAAACAGAAGATATCGAAAAGCTATTGGAGGGCAATATCAGATAG
- a CDS encoding HEPN domain-containing protein, whose product MERKSVYLPASRYKELEEIINALIQKYNAEYIICFGCLSDAKENTSCFTGEIKQNHTHYFLLMITTEINRIEHEVQDYVNTFTEKTNITIVVHGLETVTHAIAEGSRFFTAVCRDGFQLYSASGLNLNLDYPNLNPATTFSKAQKHFYHRYGMAAGFMESAYVSYDNGFYSNCMFELHQAVEQACIAVIRVFMAYRSDMHNLARLIDLCSCFSDELKFLFPRRTAEDKRLFQILLKSYSDTRYKDGYQIVDEDADKLCTHVKEFLDLIKALCNKRLKEYRQAAEEAGKNIEDYIPVLPASLFA is encoded by the coding sequence ATGGAAAGAAAGAGCGTATACCTGCCAGCTTCACGGTATAAGGAGCTGGAAGAAATCATCAATGCACTAATCCAAAAATACAATGCAGAATACATTATCTGTTTCGGCTGCTTAAGTGATGCAAAAGAAAACACCAGTTGCTTCACCGGAGAAATAAAGCAAAATCATACTCATTACTTCTTGCTGATGATTACGACGGAAATAAACCGGATTGAACATGAGGTTCAGGATTATGTAAATACATTTACGGAAAAGACCAATATCACCATCGTTGTTCACGGGCTGGAAACCGTAACACATGCAATAGCAGAAGGTAGCCGATTCTTTACAGCCGTTTGCCGAGACGGATTCCAACTGTACTCGGCAAGCGGATTAAATTTAAATTTAGATTATCCCAACCTCAATCCCGCCACGACATTTTCCAAAGCGCAGAAACACTTCTACCATCGTTACGGCATGGCAGCAGGTTTTATGGAATCAGCTTATGTAAGCTATGACAATGGCTTCTATAGCAATTGTATGTTCGAGCTGCATCAAGCGGTTGAGCAGGCTTGTATTGCTGTGATAAGGGTATTTATGGCTTACCGCTCTGACATGCACAACCTTGCACGTTTGATTGATTTATGCAGCTGTTTTTCTGATGAACTAAAATTCTTGTTTCCAAGACGAACGGCGGAGGATAAACGCCTTTTTCAAATACTGCTAAAAAGCTATTCCGACACCCGTTACAAAGACGGGTACCAAATTGTCGATGAGGATGCAGATAAGTTGTGTACACATGTCAAAGAGTTCCTGGATTTGATTAAGGCACTTTGCAACAAAAGATTAAAAGAGTACCGGCAGGCGGCAGAGGAAGCAGGCAAAAATATCGAGGATTATATCCCGGTATTGCCTGCCTCCCTGTTTGCTTAA
- a CDS encoding 2OG-Fe(II) oxygenase produces MIYLNKSVTDIVQLGREKHNEYVNASPFPNIVIDNFFDEEMLEKVAGEFPDLSKLKDVKAYDNQNEKKLEGKGERHFSETGRLLAHYLNSEPVLQFLQELTGIKETLLPDPYFDGGGYHEIKPGGLLKVHADFNKHKDTMLDRRINLLVYLNKDWEESFGGHFELWDKDMTAAQRKVLPIFNRVAIFSTTDYSFHGHPNPLTCPADRSRKSMALYYYTNGRPKSELNPKAHATLFKGRAGVKDDVSKEPVTFKDIVVDLVPPILVKAAKKILR; encoded by the coding sequence ATGATCTACCTTAATAAATCTGTAACCGATATTGTACAACTTGGAAGAGAAAAGCATAACGAATATGTTAATGCCTCACCATTCCCCAATATTGTAATTGATAATTTTTTTGATGAGGAAATGTTGGAGAAAGTGGCCGGAGAGTTTCCTGATCTTTCTAAACTGAAGGACGTTAAAGCATACGATAACCAGAACGAAAAAAAATTAGAGGGAAAAGGAGAACGACATTTTAGTGAGACTGGCCGCCTGCTGGCGCATTATCTTAATTCTGAACCTGTGCTCCAGTTTTTGCAGGAATTAACGGGAATTAAAGAAACTTTACTGCCCGATCCGTATTTTGATGGTGGCGGCTACCACGAAATTAAACCAGGCGGATTATTGAAAGTACACGCAGATTTTAATAAGCATAAAGATACCATGCTTGATCGCCGTATTAACCTCCTGGTATATCTTAACAAGGATTGGGAAGAAAGCTTCGGTGGGCATTTTGAGCTTTGGGATAAAGACATGACCGCCGCCCAGCGTAAAGTGTTACCCATATTTAACCGGGTAGCCATTTTCTCTACAACCGATTATTCATTTCACGGCCATCCAAACCCATTAACCTGCCCGGCAGACCGTAGCAGAAAATCAATGGCTTTATATTACTATACCAATGGCCGCCCCAAAAGCGAGCTTAATCCTAAAGCCCATGCTACCTTATTTAAGGGCAGGGCTGGGGTAAAAGATGATGTAAGCAAAGAACCAGTTACTTTTAAAGACATTGTGGTTGATTTGGTTCCGCCAATTTTGGTTAAAGCAGCAAAAAAGATATTGAGATAA
- a CDS encoding relaxase/mobilization nuclease domain-containing protein, translating into MIGKIPKPGKTFAGCIEYNLQKKDAVILDAQGIRTGKIADTIADFNFQRKLNPGLGQAVGHIVLSWSSKDADKLNDGAMVNIAQTYLQRMKIQDTQVLIVKHQDKDHPHLHIVYNRVNNQGKTISDAFQYRNNVRITKALTLQYGFYMAPDKRNVNRPQLKGADKLKYELHDTIKTLSKKVTSMDELKMLLKQNGIEMLYKYKSGSKEVQGISFAKGDAKFKGSEIDRSLSYANLSKAISQQVQANEQAQAQQAPLSLADQLRQVIKEQQVEILPAFIPDISISDDVDDEAIYGKNRRREKKPRINSR; encoded by the coding sequence ATGATCGGGAAGATACCTAAACCGGGAAAGACTTTTGCAGGCTGTATTGAATATAACCTGCAAAAAAAGGATGCAGTTATATTGGATGCCCAGGGCATCCGTACCGGTAAGATAGCGGATACCATTGCTGATTTCAATTTCCAGCGAAAGTTAAATCCGGGCTTGGGCCAGGCAGTTGGCCATATCGTGCTAAGCTGGAGCAGCAAAGATGCTGACAAATTAAATGATGGGGCGATGGTGAACATTGCCCAAACGTATTTGCAGCGGATGAAGATACAAGACACACAAGTCCTGATCGTCAAGCATCAGGATAAAGATCATCCTCATCTGCATATCGTTTACAACCGGGTTAATAATCAGGGTAAAACCATATCCGATGCTTTTCAGTATCGAAATAACGTGAGGATCACTAAAGCCCTCACCTTGCAATACGGATTTTACATGGCACCGGACAAACGCAATGTAAACCGTCCACAACTTAAAGGGGCTGATAAGCTGAAATATGAATTGCATGATACGATCAAGACACTCAGTAAAAAGGTTACCAGCATGGATGAATTGAAAATGCTTTTAAAGCAGAATGGCATAGAGATGCTGTACAAATACAAGAGCGGTAGTAAAGAAGTGCAGGGCATTAGCTTTGCCAAAGGTGATGCTAAGTTCAAAGGATCAGAGATCGACCGTAGTTTAAGTTATGCCAATTTAAGCAAGGCAATTAGTCAACAGGTGCAAGCCAATGAACAGGCACAAGCACAACAAGCTCCGTTAAGTCTGGCAGATCAATTAAGGCAAGTTATTAAGGAACAGCAGGTCGAAATATTACCAGCTTTTATCCCTGATATCTCCATTTCAGATGACGTTGATGATGAGGCTATTTACGGTAAAAACCGCAGAAGAGAAAAGAAGCCCAGGATTAATTCTCGATAG
- a CDS encoding flippase, protein MAKNYFYNLLLTLANLLFPILSFPYVSRVLGPEGIGRVQFVFSFALYFSIIASMGVPIYGMKEIARYKDDIKGRSKVFSELISIHALTCISLALIYLVVIFTIPYFRLNKNMYLVATLLILLGFTAIEWVFSGMEQFKSIALRSVLFKLIGLGLLYTFIKDRADYRLYLYIMMFSFLGNNILSLFLIRSKIKLTFKDLQLRKHIMPLLFILGTTLAASMYTEMDTVLLGFLSNDKTVGLYTAAVKLSKIAIPFVTSMGVILMPKIAKDFADKNFTQVQDTLNQTFRFLMFFAIPVVFGLALLAPEFISLFSGKEFLPATLSMRILSVLPLIIGLGHMFLFLILVPAGKNREMFLCVLGGLITSLILNVLLTPCFHEVGSSIANIGSEVMVTGLYFYFIKKYFTFKYEWPLVLKSVLSALIFIPVIWLAHYMALPLIYTLIISIVGCALSYIGLQLFIFRNNFVFSLLDFVKAKFSKAE, encoded by the coding sequence ATGGCCAAAAATTACTTTTATAATTTATTGCTTACACTGGCTAACCTGTTGTTTCCAATACTTAGCTTTCCTTATGTTTCGCGTGTTTTGGGGCCAGAGGGTATTGGCAGGGTGCAGTTTGTGTTTTCGTTCGCTTTATATTTTTCCATCATTGCCAGTATGGGTGTACCTATCTATGGCATGAAAGAAATTGCCCGTTATAAAGATGATATTAAAGGGCGGTCGAAGGTTTTTTCAGAGTTGATCTCTATTCATGCCTTAACCTGCATCAGCCTCGCGCTGATATACCTGGTTGTTATTTTCACCATTCCTTATTTCAGGCTCAATAAGAATATGTACCTGGTTGCAACCTTACTTATATTGCTCGGCTTTACCGCCATAGAGTGGGTGTTTAGTGGTATGGAGCAGTTTAAATCCATTGCCTTGCGCTCGGTATTATTTAAACTTATCGGGCTTGGTTTATTGTACACCTTTATTAAAGATCGGGCCGATTACCGCTTATACCTCTACATTATGATGTTCTCTTTTTTAGGGAACAATATATTAAGCTTGTTCCTCATCCGCAGTAAAATTAAACTCACATTTAAAGATCTACAGCTACGTAAACATATCATGCCCCTGTTATTTATATTGGGCACCACACTGGCTGCAAGCATGTACACCGAAATGGATACCGTATTGCTCGGCTTTTTATCAAATGATAAAACAGTGGGGTTATATACTGCAGCTGTTAAACTCAGCAAAATTGCTATTCCATTTGTAACCTCAATGGGTGTTATACTAATGCCTAAAATAGCAAAGGATTTCGCCGATAAAAACTTTACACAAGTACAGGACACCTTAAATCAGACATTTAGGTTTTTGATGTTTTTTGCCATCCCTGTTGTTTTTGGATTGGCTTTACTGGCCCCCGAGTTTATTTCTCTTTTTTCGGGAAAGGAGTTTTTGCCGGCCACGCTGAGCATGCGCATCCTTTCTGTACTGCCGCTTATTATTGGCCTGGGCCACATGTTTTTGTTTTTGATACTGGTACCCGCAGGCAAAAACAGGGAAATGTTTTTATGTGTACTTGGCGGTCTAATAACCAGCCTGATCCTCAATGTATTGTTAACGCCGTGTTTTCACGAGGTAGGCTCATCAATTGCCAATATCGGTTCAGAAGTTATGGTTACCGGGCTATACTTTTACTTTATTAAAAAATATTTCACGTTTAAATACGAGTGGCCATTGGTTTTAAAATCGGTATTAAGCGCTTTAATATTTATCCCGGTTATATGGTTGGCACATTATATGGCTTTACCGTTGATTTACACGCTCATTATTTCTATAGTGGGTTGCGCTTTAAGCTATATCGGTTTGCAGTTATTCATATTCCGCAATAATTTTGTGTTTAGTCTTCTCGATTTTGTGAAGGCAAAATTTTCTAAAGCAGAATAG
- a CDS encoding DUF1254 domain-containing protein, with translation MKKRLILTLPVLLLASCGQKPSATSKITDSTIVHSDSGSITRDSGRVKITGPDTSIKITEEYAKLVGRDAYFWAWPMVNIYNRRLAFTNVKDFAMAGPLIQAPLNRFGMLTDYVIPTERAIACPNQDVVYGIGALALDLSPVVIQVPDFGNRFWVYQIVDLRTDGFAPLGKMHNTKPGFYLLAGPNWKGDVPKGITKVFRSSSNTGIVGPRVFMDDTPEDRKAIQPVIQSIMMYPLAEFDGKMKTKDWSKVPKVAGAAAGNAEVRWVFPDKFFDELPTVFADAPALPGEQARYAQVLAVIAQARKDPKLKAAMIQGATEADQLLVTPLFQFRNFGKQLPYHWSTINNGSAWGTDYFTRTATAKSNILVNIPEETSYFYQDLDEHGSRLIGSNNYTVTFIKGQTPPVNGFWSLTMYNEHHFFEINNLNRYSLGTKNKNLKYNSDGSLTIYVQSTKPSEDKFANWLPSPKGVFTLYLRAYWPKEDVIKGLWTPPAVVLAK, from the coding sequence ATGAAAAAACGGCTGATCCTAACCCTTCCAGTTTTACTGCTTGCCTCATGTGGACAAAAGCCATCTGCAACAAGTAAAATTACAGATTCAACTATTGTACATTCAGATAGTGGATCCATCACAAGAGATTCTGGACGTGTTAAAATAACCGGCCCAGATACAAGCATTAAGATTACGGAAGAATATGCAAAACTGGTAGGTCGTGATGCTTACTTCTGGGCATGGCCTATGGTAAATATTTATAATCGAAGGCTGGCCTTTACAAATGTAAAAGACTTTGCCATGGCAGGGCCACTTATCCAAGCACCACTTAATCGTTTTGGCATGTTGACCGATTATGTGATACCCACTGAACGTGCGATTGCGTGTCCGAACCAGGATGTAGTTTACGGCATCGGGGCGCTCGCCCTTGATTTGTCGCCGGTTGTAATACAGGTGCCCGATTTTGGCAATCGTTTTTGGGTATACCAAATAGTAGATCTTCGTACAGATGGATTCGCTCCGCTTGGTAAAATGCACAACACTAAACCCGGCTTTTACTTACTTGCGGGACCAAATTGGAAAGGTGATGTGCCCAAAGGCATTACTAAGGTTTTTCGTTCTTCTTCTAATACGGGCATTGTTGGGCCACGCGTATTTATGGACGATACGCCCGAAGACAGGAAAGCTATTCAGCCCGTGATTCAATCGATAATGATGTACCCGTTGGCAGAATTTGATGGTAAAATGAAAACAAAAGATTGGAGCAAAGTACCTAAAGTTGCTGGCGCTGCCGCAGGGAACGCGGAGGTAAGATGGGTATTCCCAGATAAGTTTTTTGATGAGTTGCCTACTGTTTTTGCAGATGCTCCGGCGCTACCCGGTGAGCAAGCTCGTTATGCGCAGGTATTAGCCGTAATAGCACAGGCTAGAAAAGATCCGAAGCTCAAAGCTGCTATGATCCAGGGTGCTACTGAGGCCGATCAATTACTTGTTACACCTCTATTCCAGTTCCGCAATTTTGGCAAGCAATTGCCTTATCATTGGAGCACCATTAATAATGGCTCTGCATGGGGAACAGATTATTTCACCCGCACAGCTACGGCAAAATCTAACATTTTGGTGAACATCCCCGAAGAGACGAGTTATTTTTATCAGGACCTTGATGAACACGGTAGCAGGCTTATTGGAAGTAATAATTACACAGTTACTTTTATCAAAGGACAAACCCCTCCGGTTAATGGCTTCTGGTCGCTTACAATGTACAATGAACATCATTTCTTCGAGATTAACAACTTAAACAGGTACTCGTTAGGCACCAAAAATAAAAATCTGAAATATAATTCAGACGGCTCACTTACCATATATGTCCAGTCCACAAAACCTTCTGAAGACAAGTTCGCCAACTGGCTTCCTTCCCCCAAGGGAGTATTCACTTTGTATCTGCGGGCTTATTGGCCAAAA
- a CDS encoding plasmid mobilization protein: MDETLDSLGNKGNKSATTRVRNRGGRPAKKIKKAIGIRVRVTATERFLVETKARKANMRISDWFRAAALKATVIARLTAEERQYHHVLAGLANNLNQLTKLAHAKGLMSIVLKCDALLTEIDKILKRLTSDDREDT; encoded by the coding sequence ATGGATGAGACATTGGACAGTTTAGGAAATAAAGGGAATAAATCCGCAACCACCCGAGTAAGAAACCGTGGAGGCAGGCCGGCAAAAAAAATAAAAAAAGCTATTGGCATTAGGGTAAGGGTGACTGCCACCGAGCGTTTTCTGGTTGAGACAAAAGCCCGGAAAGCGAATATGCGGATCAGTGATTGGTTCAGAGCAGCCGCATTAAAAGCAACCGTGATTGCACGGCTAACCGCTGAAGAAAGACAGTACCATCATGTACTGGCCGGGTTGGCCAACAATCTCAATCAGCTCACCAAGTTAGCGCATGCTAAAGGGTTAATGAGTATCGTCCTGAAGTGCGATGCGCTGCTGACAGAGATTGACAAAATCCTTAAACGGCTGACAAGCGATGATCGGGAAGATACCTAA